One segment of Rhinatrema bivittatum chromosome 14, aRhiBiv1.1, whole genome shotgun sequence DNA contains the following:
- the LOC115076196 gene encoding chemokine-like receptor 1, translated as MEMSNITTLMENTTFSFTIPPTLMENATYSLPFSPTLMANTTFMPSSRCSTTLRRKKRPFLNGNRCSDFSSIAESMRILSIVIYSIALIFGVMGNSLVIWITGYKMKKTVNTVWFLNLAIADFIFTFFLPLPIIQAAMSFHWPFGKFLCKINSMIGIVNMYASIFFLTVISVDRCMSVVFPVWSQNHRTPRLATIIALTTWCLAILFSLPAPIFRDTQTYPNNVTTCFSNYALSTNTSIAHVAALKATRHKAITIIRFLFGFFIPFLVIAACYGIITVLLQKNRLVARSRKPFRIIIAVIMSFFICWFPFHVFAFLELSLHQGSTCQLQQVFRIGMPIATSLTFLNSCVNPILYVFMGRDAQTSIQRSFFLTFENAFKEVHSQVTYSSRNQSKSMTEVESRFL; from the coding sequence ATGGAGATGTCTAATATAACAACACTGATGGAGAATACCACTTTTTCGTTTACCATCCCGCCCACGCTAATGGAGAATGCCACCTATTCACTCCCCTTCTCACCCACGCTGATGGCGAATACTACCTTCATGCCCAGCTCAAGGTGCTCCACGACCCTCCGGAGGAAGAAAAGACCATTTTTAAATGGGAACAGGTGTAGCGATTTCTCAAGCATTGCTGAATCTATGCGCATTTTGTCCATCGTGATCTACAGCATTGCTTTAATCTTTGGGGTAATGGGCAATAGTCTGGTCATTTGGATCACTGGCTACAAAATGAAAAAGACAGTGAACACTGTGTGGTTCCTGAACTTGGCCATTGCAGATTTCATCTTCAccttcttccttccccttcccattATACAAGCTGCAATGAGCTTCCACTGGCCCTTTGGGAAATTCCTGTGCAAAATCAATAGCATGATTGGAATTGTCAACATGTATGCCAGCATCTTCTTCCTGACAGTAATCAGTGTGGACCGTTGTATGTCAGTGGTCTTCCCTGTGTGGTCCCAAAATCACCGGACACCAAGGCTAGCTACTATCATTGCACTGACCACATGGTGTTTAGCAATCCTCTTCAGTTTGCCAGCCCCCATTTTCCGTGATACTCAAACATATCCGAATAATGTCACCACCTGCTTTTCCAACTATGCCTTGTCCACCAACACCAGCATTGCACATGTCGCTGCTCTGAAAGCCACGAGGCATAAAGCCATCACCATAATCAGGTTTCTCTTTGGTTTCTTCATTCCATTCTTGGTCATTGCAGCCTGTTATGGCATCATCACTGTACTCTTACAGAAGAATCGTCTCGTGGCAAGGTCCAGGAAACCCTTCAGAATCATCATTGCTGTCATCATGTCCTTTTTCATCTGCTGGTTTCCCTTTCATGTCTTTGCCTTCTTGGAGCTGTCTTTGCACCAAGGCTCCACCTGTCAATTGCAGCAAGTATTCAGGATAGGCATGCCTATTGCCACCAGTCTGACCTTTCTCAACAGTTGTGTCAATCCTATCCTCTACGTCTTTATGGGTCGTGATGCCCAGACCAGTATCCAGAGGTCCTTCTTCTTAACCTTTGAAAATGCATTCAAGGAAGTGCATTCGCAGGTCACTTATTCCAGCCGGAACCAATCAAAATCCATGACTGAAGTTGAGTCACGCTTCCTTTAA